In Tachysurus fulvidraco isolate hzauxx_2018 chromosome 5, HZAU_PFXX_2.0, whole genome shotgun sequence, the genomic stretch GCTGGCACCCCAGACTTTTTCAGGGCTTGGGCAAAAATATCTGGGTCTGGTTTGGCCACAGCAGCATCCTCTGAAGTCAGCAAAAATGAGAAATGGGTTCGGAGGCCACATCCTTGAAGGATTCCTTCTAGGCGCCTGTCAAAATTGGACACTACCCCCTGCTTCAATCCCAGAGCTGTGCAGGATTTTAGGGTAGAATTTGAGTCTGGGAACACCTGAAGacaaactcaaataattaattGCTTCATGTACAAGATCTGATGTTTGTGAATGAAAAGTGAGATGAATCAATCAGAAAGTGAATGATTAATGTATTCCGTTTCGTCACATTAAAACTGATAATTTGTCAAATGAAAAGATTAATAAAATTACTGATTTTGAAATGAAGGAAAACACAAGCAAAGCATTAATTAAATTCCAAAGCAGACAGCAGTGACAATAATTAACTActcaaataatttaaaaaaagaaatgaggagGAAGTTTGTTGGCAATCTCTTACCTCCCAGTTCTCTGGACCTGAAAAATTATAGTAAAGATTGTTTGCAAGTGTGGCAAGCAAATCAGGATCCTGCACCCCACACTGGGAGAAGGTGCTCTTCACCAAACTTGTCCACCACAGCTGGCCATTCATACCCTGAGCGACACCATAGTTAGGGTACAAACGTGAGTGCTGCTGGTAAGCTTCCCTGAATGCCTTCTCTAACTGCATGGCTGGTAAATTCAGTCCAACACGCTTGGCCTCATTATAGTACTGCTCTCCCACAGAGCGGCGCACCTTCAGAAGAGTGTCTTTTATATCCCATAAAACCCAACGTACTGGCAGTCGCATGGTCCTgcaaaacacaatataatattcTTAAGCACATTACTGACCACGGAAATAAAATCTCATTATAGTACACAATGCTCCCCGAGGTCCATCACTAGTAGTCTCTTGTCCTGCTGTCAGTGaccatgattttcatttgttcttttcaAATGTCACTGCCATTAAAAAGCAAGCAAATAAGGCTTACGATGCCAAATATACACTCacagtccactttattaggaacacctgtacagtacatatgcaGGTTCATGCAGTTATATAATCATCCAGTCATATGACAGCAGATCAATGGCAAGAgtttcaggtaatgttcacatcagacaGCAGAGTGGGGttaaagtgtgatctctgtgatttaACTGTGAGCTGTTTCAGAATTAAAGCTTTCAAAACAAGATCAAATTTTAAAATACTTCTGTTTCTGCTACCTATGAATATTCATTAACATAAGGCTGTTTATAGGCTACATACCCTCATAAACACGCCCCTCACTTTAGGCTAATCTGAAttctgacagaaaaataaaggcATTAATGTAAATTATCACACAAACAAGAAACTCACAGTCTGATGACACTTCAAGCGCAGGTTCTTCTTCGTGTTTATGGCATATAAGAGTTCATAAACAGTGCGCCCCCTAGCGGACTATAGTGCAATGAGCACAGAGGAGACCTGGGTATTAAAAATCACCTTCAATATGTTTTTACTTAGACGCTTGTGAAACATATTACTATAAGTTATTACCTTAATACCTTTATGTTAGTGAATTGATatgcaattaaaatataataattatctgaaaaaaaaatatttacttaataGGTGAAGAAAACCATCACATAACAAACACTTTTATTATGAACCAAAGTCTTGTTTATCTTCATTAatacaacacacatacaataaGATTAAGTAACATGAAAAAATATCGATACATAAAGCACAGGCATTTGACAGGCTGCTGCTCTCAAACAAGTAAGATGTCGAAACAGATCTTCAGCTGAAGATAAACCCATCAATACACTGAATGGTTTTAGTATAAATGTTAGAAGAAATTAAATGCTacgagaaaaacaaaacaaaaaacaaacaaacatcaccTACTTTAAATGAGGTTAGTCAAATTAAactgctatttttttatttgttattgtttgttgcAAATAAGTGGCACAAAACTTTTTGTTCAAAGCCAGAATTCCAGATTGctcttagaaaaaaataaataaataaaactctagACAAAATAATattccatttctgttttttttattttttatttcttaattaacatattttttatttgtacttttagGGTTTCCATCTGCTTCACCTTCCTGTATAATGATCGATACAGCAATAaatattttgaagtttaagAATAAATCAGAGCACAATTCTCCATGGAATTATTGTTATTCACCATGGAATAACTGGGTCTTACATCAAATTAAAGAACATTAGAATTACCTTCTGTCAGACATTTCTGAAGAACTCAGCGATCCTGTTTTCTCTTTGCTAGAGACTCTGACGGACAAGCACTAGTCCTTGTTTGGCCTTGAGTCTGTGTGCTGGAGACTGACTGCTTGACAATTTGACTGTTAATGTCATTCTTCCGGATTTTCCTGGTAGTGTGGCGAAAGTTAGCAACGGCTGGTATAATATCATCAGCAGTCCAGTGGTGTCGAGACAGAGCATCCTCCACTTTAAAAGGACCATCTCGTGTGCGACGCACCTTGGTGCAGACTGCATTAGTGCGCAGTTCGAGCCCCACCTCGTGCACCAGTTTCCGAAGGAACTGCTGagattcattcacacactgaaCCTCTGAAGCATttacaaaacacagaaaaacacaaaaaagtggTAAGGATAAAGACTTACTAGATATATCACTAGcagaaaaattatttattatttctagtAATAAAAGTGGAAGAAAATTATCTTCAATTAATACTTCATTCTAATTTCTGTCTATTGCAATATCTCCCTctattggtaaaaaaaaaaactaatctaTAACAAATCTGTACAATATATTCTTTTAATGATGGAGCTTTTTCAAAGGAAAgacatttatttgtgttatacGATAGTTATGTGGATGGTTCATGGATGCCTCACAACCCTTGGGAAAGCAAGTGaacaaaataattgtttttttccatattgACTCTGTTAATACatgtaaaaattatattaagcTTTTGTAAGACATCCTTACATTCTGTGTCAAGCTGTtgttattttgcatttattactAAAATTTTACTTAGTACAGGTAAACATGTCAAAATGATTGAACAGTAATCCCTGATACACTACAGATGTGGCAGCACGTCAGAGTAGAGGGCTGCATCGGGATTGGGCTCCCACGGGAcccgcgggacccaacgcaaatctcaTGGGAGCGGGCGGTTTCATTTTCGCaagaaaatttagcgggagatccgcgggacccggtgggacttggcgtgtagcctaataataagaatggagtcaacacatgacgttgagaagaagatttgtattagcattagtattaatttatcttatttaaatgcaatcatgtttaattctgttattctggacattagcctgaactaataattagtctgatcatttgtatacaatcagaattttcacaagctctcaagaaaaaatacgcgggagtggacacaaacattgcgggtgcgGGAGcgagtggaacacgcagcttgcgggcgcgggcagtcctggtcagaaattcagcgggagcAGGCAGGtgtgggtttataaaaacagtcccgcgcagggctctACGTCAGAGCTCGTACCCCACAATCTCTAAGCTGGGCAAAActaccctcaattgctcagctgtataaattagataaaatgtaagttgctctgacCATAACCATTTGAAGGTAACagcaaactgccactgttgggcaattaagcaaggcccttaatcctccgctctccaggggcactgtatcataacTGAAAAATTCCACTGTGCAGTAATGTATGTGTGGTGATAAAGGTTTCTTCTTACCTAGTGTGAACAGAGGTGGTTTAAAGCAGAGACATCGCAACCCAGTTAAAATGGGAGGACTTTTATCCAGTGGACGTAACAGCCCCTTCACTGCAAGCTCATAAGCTTCCTGAGTGCTCAGGTCCACATGAGAATACCTGAGTAAAACAGAGATTTTTATGAGAAACATGAACTACATATACCAAAGGCAGtattaaaacaaactgaaaagtAACTTTTGCACATCATTCAGCATTTTACTGATTATAGTGACTCACGTTATTAAAGCTTTCTGATTGGCTCCTTGGATCATGGCCAACACTCTATCTAGCTTGTCATTTGTAACATGatctaattttaaaaaaagacaaaaataggATGTCAATGGGTATAGCGGAACAGTTCAACATTAAATCAGATCAAAATTTCTGCTGGTTTCATTAACATCAACAGAATAACAATTAGTACCAAATGTGCTTCGCTCTATAACTCGTCCAGTATTAGTGAAATCATCTGTGGCTATCCCAAATTCCCCCTCCAGTGTGTATTCCTGGAAttaatacaacaaaacaaaactccacTATTTAAAATACAAGTTTACATGGAAAGTTTAATACATTTGTCAAAACTACTGGGTGTTGTCAGCAGAATGCAAAGAATACAATGACTATTCCATTTACATTCTACAAATAAGCTAGATAGgtttacacagacacaaataattTTACCTAGCTGATACTGAACACATATTAATGGAGTCAGACTTGATGCAAGCTAACAGTTAACAAATGGCATTGTGCATCATGGGCTGGAGAAACTCATTTAACCTTCTGTACATTTTTGGAGTGGTTTTTAAATCCCCTCACACATCTTTTCCATAACAATGTATAATACTAATGTTTACCCTGGTCACATGTGATCTGTACAGACTCTCTAGGGCAGTGTTTCCATTCCCCAGACCTAAAACTGGaagaaaaatcaaacaaacatcgGACTAgcctacaataaaaaaaagcatgaaaataTCCTggtataataaatacattcaatAAAAAAAGTCTTACCTAATACTCCTGAGGAAAATGCATCCAATCGATGGCCAACTCCAACACGGATCTTATGAAACCTCGGTCCTGTTACTGGACAAGGAGTTTGATCCTGTCATAtacattttatgtataaaaGTCTAGACAGAATTACGTATAAGTGACGTGAACTGGGTCTTACCCAGAGGATGATCAGCCAGAGCAGGCAGACTGGTCTTGGTGACAGTGAGTTGGCTGGAGCTGCTGCCGTCTCCACTAGGTAAAAGCTTAAACTGGACTGTACAGCGCGGTGGGGCCACAGGACACGAATTAACCGCTACAAAACATCAAAATGTACATGGATAccacagaaagaaataaagatgaagAAAACAAATTGATTAGATTATTCAATGTGTATATTATGATGTTTAAACtctagggatgtggtagcctaatggttaaggtattgggctaccaattggaaggttgtgggttcgaatcccacgtCCCCCAGGctgccgggcccctgagcaaggcccctaaccctcaacacgctcagttgtgtaaaacgatatcaaatgtaagtcactctttaTAAAGGTGTGTTAGCTGATGTAAATGTAGTGCTCACCTTTCAGTAGGTTCGTCTCTATAGTGTCTCTGACAAGTTTCCAGTGAACTCCTTGAGGTTTgtacacagagaacagaccgtCTAATTTACGGAAGAGGCGTGAAGCTGGCGTAGACATTGCAACAGCTGTTCCTACGACATTAACTATTCTATGCTTACGAACTGAATAAAGTGAAACTCAAATCATTTACATCACACGCCACTAAGcaagtcacacacaaacacagcgtGTTTTCCTTCTTCGGCATTAAACATTGCTGCTGCTGTGAGCTTTAGACTGCCCTCTATGGGTCGGAGCAAAATGTCCTCCAGTCCTGCTGGGTGCAGCTTCCTGAACAGCTGACCTGCACATGCACATAACCATGCTGGTGAATCCATGGACAAAATAATCAACTGAGTAGCCAGTGCACTCGGATTTAAATGTTGTGGGGTCTCAAGCAGCCGGGCTGACTTTGAGGGCACGTTTCCATTTTGTACTGACCCTGTGTTCAGCTGGACTTGGAAATCCATCCTCATCATCCACCTTAAGGTTAGGTGTTTTGAAAGGGCTTTGCCATCCCAGATTGTTTCCCAACTGCCATGTCACAGCacttacacactttattacacttaTAAACAGGATTAAAATTTTAGTGTGGGTTCACATTGCAAACGTGTGTCATATGTTTTGGTTTACAAGACAGCATGCAAACAtgcaaaacaacacacagagaaacagaagcaCAGTTTCCCAGGAACCGTGAGAAGGAAATACTAAACTACAGCATGCTCTCTAGTACATGATACTATGCACTCAATACAAcagttaataattaataagcaaaaacaaagaaatcccACTTGAGCTTTGCACTTTACTAACCTAAATAGCCTtactatttaattaaatgttacagaagaaatatctttaatatatttttaatgaaaatatatttttaatacaaacaaaaatacaaagacTTTGAGGTAAACTGGTCATACTGTGTTTTATTTGGTTAGAAAAAATGCCCCATACATATAAATGTCCCTGAAAATCAACTACAGAGGgcaatttcttcttctttgtcctTCACATAGCTCTGTTCACATAGCTAGATATGGCCTTCTGACCTGAGAGAGATGGGCATAGTCAGGTCCAACACAGTATAACATAGCTAAATAATATACCATTTCAGGATATTATGGTATGAGTCATTTAGAAACACAGAAGCTGGAAAAAGTGTCATTTGGACACTCAtgcatacataaaaaaaaagaaaaacaaaagattacACCATTAACATTTACAATTAATAATACTGAGCATAAATAATATGTTGCAAATACTTAAAAATGTCAAATTCCAAACTTCATACTACCATACTACTGTTATAAAGAACATGTGACTAAACACTTATGCAGTAACATTATTTGAATGTTACCTACCTACTGTACCTAcctacacacgcgcacacacaaacacacacacacacacacacacacacacacacacacacacacacacacacacacacacacaccaccaagcTCACATTTACATATTGTATGTACATTAGAATTTTTGATTAGATGGGGATTTGTATATTTGTGCATTGTTCAATGTAGCAGATGTTCTTTCTCCTCCCTTACTGTAAGCTTATCACTAAGTCACCATAGTCTCAAGATTGTGTCTCACCTTCACCCCTGAGTGCAATAGTCTCGGTTAGTCACGGAAATTTCCATGATTTATGTTTGACCCCAGGGCTGCTATATAGGAAAAGATAATTAATTAGCAGACAACTGTTGATGTGACATCATTACAATTGTTCCAAAATAAGCCAGAGATACACCCGAGAATCACAAATTGCATGTGTTGGTTATGAATTTGGGTAACTGAACTAGGGAAATGTTGCTTGAAATTggtagaaaaaatgttttttgtctgGAAGACTGAATCTGCCTACAGCTGTACACAGATTTCCTTTCTCTCTGCTACACACCTTTGCTGTAAATTGTTCTTTTTATGCTGTTGCTCTTTATGTGTTTCATCTTGTTTTACATTATCAGGACTCAAGAACTTCATTTTATCTTCAGGAGCTGCGTCATCCTGATCAGCAAAACTGGGTTTAAAGTAAGAACACACCCTAAAAGTAGCTCCAGCACTTATACCATCCGTTATTCATCTCTTCTAAACAGCAGGTGTAGTATTTTGTCACCTGGATACGTTCTTGCACACAGGGGGAAAAGGTCTCAAGAGCTTTAACAAATAAGGTCTTTGGAGAACTTTAACACAAATCCATATGGTGACTATATGATTCTATAAAAAAATCAGTAATGGTCTGCATTCCCTTAGGAACCTTCTTCCTACGTTTGGCTAGATTCCAAGTAATGGggaaattaaaatacaaatttcaCAGAAGAAGATTCTTGTCCTGCAACGTAATttgttacatttcatttttctcCAATTTTTCAGTGTCATAAAGATTATATTTAAGTCATTCAATCTAATCATCATGTAACAGTTATTCACCCTAAGATAAGAATTACATTTTTGCTTGTCCCCTTAGTGTGGTTTGCAGACAGTAATTgatttttctttcaaaacaaATAGATTTTGCAGCTTACCAGCTTGCTTGATTATGCTTGGGTATGCAATGTgcaacacatacacatgcatatatacacacactcaaacagatGACTGCTCAGACTTAGAGAGAGATGATACAGTACTCAAAAAATATGCAGAGGGCAACAGGGCTCAGGTGTGATGAGTCAGTAATTATCCCTCTAGCGTGTCCCTATATACCTCCTTGTAAGTGTACACATATCTACTAGTATGTTTGGCCTTTTTTGATCTACTGCATACAAATGAACTCATTTGCCTGGGCCTGTATTTTACACAGTGTTGGATGTACAGTATCACGATGTTGGAGATGCAAACGTGAAATACAACACAGTGcctccaaatgctgtaaatacaaGTCTTCTTCTATAAGTAACAGTTATCTTGCAGTTGAACAAAGAGGAGAAACAAACTCATGGCCTTATTGATTTAGTGACTTACTGTATGCTTGTAGGTTAAATACAGACTGTTTATGCACTTCATCAGCAAACTACTTCAAAATATCATATGACATTACATAAGCTTGTTTTAACTTGCCTGAAGGGTTAAATAAGTGATGTATTATTAGTGCATCCTAAAGTTTAGTTTGACTTTCTCAAATTTGATTTAGGCAGCAGTGGGTGTTGATAgctgaatgtatttatttttacccgGTTAAGGAACAATGTAATAATGTGCAAGAAATGCATGCAGATGTTTACCTGTCATAGTAATGTTTTTACCGCTTGTCTGATTCTGGGAGGTTCCCTTGACAAAATGTTTAATTGGAGTTACCTGAAGTACATGTTCCCTAAACAttatgtgtaaatgtaatgctAGTTgttgtttgttaaataaaatcatttattagaATGGTTTGAACAAACCTTTTGAGAAGCTGTATTTCTatgtattctgtgtgtgcttGGATTATAGCTAAAATTAGGCCTTcgagtatgtctgtgtgtatttcaaTGTGTGTTCTGTGAGAAGCATAATTGCTAGATTCAGAACATCCATTAGATGACTGATTAGTGTATTCATATGGGAAATTTAATCTGATGTATGATCCGTTTCGCACTGCCCcacttttttttagcagtaATTTATAATTGAGCATGACTGGGGAAGATTACACTTTTCTTTGTGTCAGAGGTACACAAGTAGGAGGGAGCTTTTGTGGAATGTAAATTGTGGATCTCGTTGGGAGCTGATTGAATAGCCAAATAAGCTTATTGTGCTGCTGTTTCCCATATCAAAGCTATCAGTATTTTCCGATATAATCTGTGaatacatttgtataaaataatcagtaaaatatttggaatttttaatttttatttcaaatatgtCCTGTATATTCTCAAACCCATTTATTGTTTagacattatttttttccaaaacacaaATCTCAGCTTTTGTgtacaacctttatttttaaaacacacagatcATTACACAGAGCATTCCAgtgtagcagtgacaaaatacatgaagtactttggTTTCATAGGAGTCAAGAAGAAACaggacaaatcctgctcaagaATTTGTACTGTTTTTCCTATTTGTAGATTAAATGGGGTTTCACTTTAAACGTGCATTGATTGTCTCCCATGTGTGTGCATCACACATTATCGTCTAGCACAtattgtctttaaatgttaatcatggtcatgtTCCCATTTTTTAGTGATGGTCACTGATTGAGAGCTCTAAATGTATCACCTTATGAAATGTAAGACTTTTTGGGAATCAGCTCTTTCTGACAtgtatcttggagtggaatctgTGTGCATacaatctgtaatttcttacgatatatatataactgttacaTGTAAAATCcacaaagctttatttttttataaaagcagTGTGGGCAATTTAATatcaaaaagaaatattaaaatgttttatatttcttaaaTTATTCAACTATTTTGATTTAATATTGTAatcatttataaacaaattTAATACTTTAATGTAGACAATGGGGACAATAGTCTTTAGCTTGATGCAGCCagcagggtgtgtgtatgtgtgtccatgtgtgtgtgagtagttgGAAGCAGTCTGGGAAAGAGGAAGCGTTTAATCAGTAGTCAGAAGATGTTTGTGAAGTGAAGGTGTGAACGGTATATTGTACTATTACGTGTATAGTACCAAGTTTGCCAAGCGTCAATTTAATTTGTCTTATCACTCAGGGAAGACTATAGATTTACACAAGGTAAGCAAAGAATCCTTTTCTCTGTGATCTGTCACTGACGTGCCATTCAACATTCCTACCAGTATTTTACTAGCATACTGTAGTTCTCTGGTGCTTAGGATTAATAGTTAACTTATAGTTGACTCATCGTGGAGTCCAAGTTTGTTTGTATATTACAACTGATGttctgtttaaaagaagaaaaaaaaacattgtatagACACAGACTTTTTAACAGAATACTTTAAATGTCATATAATTTTATCATTTCTGACACATATTGATCATCTGTTCATCTTACTGAATTGCCCCAGCATTGACaggatgcttgtgtgtgtttgtacagagaTATGAAACTACAGTTAAAACCTGTGCTACTAGGCGTTGCACTGGTAGCTATAACATGCATGACCATCATCGCGCTAATCCTCGCTCTTGTTAATCGTCAAAGTGCAGAACTGCCATACTCAACACAGGTCACAACTCGTATTGTTTGAATCAATCACAGTCATATGGTTCAGAGTATTCATTTCAACATTATTTAACATTGTATCATTATATGTAAGCTTTTGTAAAAGTAAGTGAGTTAACTGCTTTGTATGATTTCTTCAGTATGGGATGGTGTTTGATGCAGGATCCTCTCACACAGCACTCTTCCTTTATCAGTGGCCAGggaacaaagaaaacaacacagGAATCGTCTCTCAGACTCTTCTTTGTGACGTCAAAGGTAGAAATCGGTAGAATATCCGTTGTTACTAACAAAAGAACaccatttatttttgtctgtatcACAGGACTTTGAAAAGGTGCATTTTCCCATCCATGGTCATTCTAATGCACCACAAATAGTGGATGAGAACAATTCTCTGTTTATAGGTGATGGCATATCCAGTTATGTTACCAATCCAGCTGGTGCTGGAGAGAGCTTAAGAGAATGCTTAGATATTGCAATGGCAACGGTCCCTGCAAGTCAGCAAAGGGTAACGCCTGCCTACCTGGGAGCCACGGCCGGCATGCGACTTCTTAGGTCAGAGTCTCTCCTTTATTAATCCTTTGGCATATTTGATTTCAGTTTGAAGGGTTATAGGAATGATCACATGACATTCTTTACACAAGAAACAGCAAGTCAACAGGAATGCCATATATCAAGAAATGAGAACTATttcacaagtttatttgtattttactgcatattaaaatatgtttctGGTTACTCATTATGGgaaaatgtgattattttaaaaagatgacTATGAAAAGAGATAAGTTGTAGTGAAGTAAGTCTGATAATCTGATATTATGTGCATAACATTAAGGCAAAGGAGTTATATAATGTTGAAGTTTACTGTTTTACAAATTTATAAAACCTACCTACTGCATAGATACTGTTGCTTGACATGCCATTTATCCAGTCTGTActgattgtttattttaatcataatcATGTTCTTAAATTATGTTACTCATAATATGGTACCCAGTTATGATTTTATGAATACATGAACAACAATGACACTGAAGTAGCCTCAGACATTCAAGACTTTTAATTTGACCAAATTATCTATATAAAAAACAAGAATATTAAGACAATAAATAAGATGGTATTTACTGACATATGAATGACACATACATAACATTTTCTGTCACTGTTGTGCCATTATAGAATTGACTTGCCATTTGCTGATAATACCTTCACCGTAGCTTTAGAAATACATCCTGAAAACTAATGAAAATCCAAGGCTCCTGGATTTGAACTGTTCTAGAAGCTGTCTTCAGCTCAAATACACCTCAAAAAGACAGATTTTATTGTCAGACATTTATCACCTGATTTACAGATGCCCTTAAGccattaacaaataaaatgtttgttaatCGAAGCCAGTCTGACTTGCTACATATTTACTAAAGGATGGTCTGTGAGCATATTTTGGAATAGTGCACGAAGCCCATTCAGTCCTTCATGAAggttgaaatattaaaataatatcttGGAATATTATGGAACATCTAAATGTAAAGAATATGGTCATGGAGagaaataatatcaataatgaaTGCAatgaactgaaataataaacCTATTGATAAGTAGGTGTGccaaaagtgttttattatttatatattttaaggttatttatcaatatatacagtagctccATTTAATGcagattattttcttcttttttttctttgttaaataaaatattttataatgtttgttATTAGACACGtaacaaagaaaacataaaaaagctgccttgcaactttttttttttttttttacccatttcAAGCTggaattagttttattttatgagCAGAACAATGTTTATTTcaagtgtttattaaaagaaagCAGCAAAATTACCTGCCAATGGTTTAAGGCACTCATAAACTTAAATTTAGTAAATATGTCTAGAAATaggttttaagattttttttttgttttctatattATCGTTATCTTATAATGAGAAATATTACataacatttactttattaaagaTATCTTCACATGCTAAggtatcatttatttatacatattgacaagttttcattcattctctaccgcttatccgaacttctcgggtgacggggagcctgtgcctatcgcaggcgtcatcgggcatcaaggcaggacaaattgtcattattacatttattttaaaaagtcatTTAATGATACCATACCCAACTGCGGCAGGCAGAACCATGACCATGCTCAAATAGGCAGATAGCactttcctctgagtgtgttacctTGTGCTCTGGTGCATTTTGAACAGTATTGTGGCTGTTAGATTTCGGGAGTTGGCAGGTGATGAAATTTAAGAGAAAACAAGGGAAAAATGCAATCATTGCTATAAGAAGACTAGAATATTTTGAGCCACACCAA encodes the following:
- the hdhd3 gene encoding haloacid dehalogenase-like hydrolase domain-containing protein 3; this encodes MSDRRTMRLPVRWVLWDIKDTLLKVRRSVGEQYYNEAKRVGLNLPAMQLEKAFREAYQQHSRLYPNYGVAQGMNGQLWWTSLVKSTFSQCGVQDPDLLATLANNLYYNFSGPENWEVFPDSNSTLKSCTALGLKQGVVSNFDRRLEGILQGCGLRTHFSFLLTSEDAAVAKPDPDIFAQALKKSGVPAKYVVHVGDHYINDYLTSRALGIRGYLLDRHGLQKHLDVPPQHRLQSLDELPARLLQETY
- the trub2 gene encoding mitochondrial mRNA pseudouridine synthase TRUB2, with protein sequence MSTPASRLFRKLDGLFSVYKPQGVHWKLVRDTIETNLLKAVNSCPVAPPRCTVQFKLLPSGDGSSSSQLTVTKTSLPALADHPLVTGPRFHKIRVGVGHRLDAFSSGVLVLGLGNGNTALESLYRSHVTREYTLEGEFGIATDDFTNTGRVIERSTFDHVTNDKLDRVLAMIQGANQKALITYSHVDLSTQEAYELAVKGLLRPLDKSPPILTGLRCLCFKPPLFTLEVQCVNESQQFLRKLVHEVGLELRTNAVCTKVRRTRDGPFKVEDALSRHHWTADDIIPAVANFRHTTRKIRKNDINSQIVKQSVSSTQTQGQTRTSACPSESLAKRKQDR